The bacterium genome includes a region encoding these proteins:
- a CDS encoding M23 family metallopeptidase codes for MEHVKEVFGPYATGGNQVIVQHEAEEYSSFAHLKQGSIRVKKGDEVKRGQLIAQIGLSGDGYQPHLHFQITDGPDMNYARGIPMIFVNVRPVIFSSTIDTDGRRQLQTGEFIETWTQD; via the coding sequence ATGGAGCATGTTAAAGAAGTATTTGGACCTTATGCAACTGGAGGGAATCAGGTTATCGTTCAGCATGAAGCGGAGGAGTATTCCTCTTTTGCGCATTTGAAGCAGGGAAGTATCCGCGTAAAGAAGGGTGATGAAGTGAAGCGCGGCCAGCTGATTGCGCAGATCGGGTTATCAGGCGATGGTTATCAGCCTCACTTGCACTTTCAGATTACGGATGGTCCGGATATGAATTATGCACGTGGAATCCCTATGATTTTCGTAAATGTCCGGCCGGTGATATTTTCAAGCACTATCGACACTGATGGACGCCGCCAGCTGCAAACTGGCGAGTTTATAGAGACTTGGACACAGGATTGA